A DNA window from Rhizobium sp. NXC14 contains the following coding sequences:
- a CDS encoding GNAT family N-acetyltransferase: MTWTIRPPRAEDQELLADIYLSVRRQTFVWVDPGKFHREDFSAHTNGETIFVCEHADRSVAGFLSLWPEDDFIHMLYIRPEFQGLGAGTALLRALPEWPRHKYRLKCLVNNRRAKAFYLSHGFAVTGNGASPEGDYEELSFSPV, encoded by the coding sequence ATGACATGGACCATCAGGCCGCCACGGGCGGAAGACCAGGAATTACTTGCGGACATCTATCTTTCCGTGCGCCGCCAGACATTCGTCTGGGTCGATCCCGGCAAGTTTCACCGCGAGGATTTCTCCGCCCATACCAATGGCGAGACGATCTTCGTCTGCGAGCATGCCGACCGGAGCGTCGCCGGCTTCCTGTCGCTCTGGCCGGAGGACGATTTCATTCACATGCTTTATATAAGGCCCGAGTTCCAGGGGCTCGGCGCCGGCACGGCGCTGCTCAGGGCGCTACCGGAATGGCCGCGACATAAGTACCGGCTGAAATGCCTGGTGAACAACCGGCGGGCGAAGGCCTTCTACCTTTCCCACGGTTTCGCGGTGACCGGCAACGGCGCGTCGCCGGAAGGCGACTACGAGGAGCTGAGCTTTTCTCCGGTTTGA
- a CDS encoding LapA family protein encodes MAKKIVNLLILLPLGVILIVFCVANRQSVTLAFNPFRPEDQVLAVSAPFFVFLFIALIAGMLIGSAATWFSQGKHRKRARTEAKEAIRWQGEADRHRSRAEEIAGQLPSR; translated from the coding sequence ATGGCCAAGAAGATCGTCAACCTGTTGATTCTGCTGCCGCTCGGAGTCATCCTCATCGTCTTCTGCGTCGCCAACCGGCAGAGCGTCACGCTGGCCTTCAATCCCTTCAGGCCCGAAGACCAGGTGCTTGCGGTTTCCGCACCTTTCTTCGTCTTCCTGTTCATCGCATTGATAGCAGGCATGCTGATCGGATCGGCCGCCACCTGGTTCAGCCAGGGCAAACACCGCAAGCGCGCCCGCACCGAGGCCAAGGAAGCCATTCGCTGGCAGGGCGAGGCCGATCGTCACAGGTCCCGCGCGGAGGAGATCGCCGGCCAGCTGCCGTCGCGATAA
- a CDS encoding integration host factor subunit beta, protein MIKSELVQIVAARNPHLYHRDVENIVNAVLDEITDALAAGNRVELRGFGAFSVKNRPSRSGRNPRTGDTVFVEEKWVPFFKTGKELRERLNPGQADEED, encoded by the coding sequence GTGATCAAGTCCGAATTGGTGCAGATTGTTGCGGCACGCAACCCGCATCTCTATCATCGCGACGTCGAAAATATCGTCAACGCGGTTCTCGACGAGATCACCGATGCACTGGCTGCGGGCAACCGCGTCGAATTGCGCGGCTTCGGCGCGTTTTCGGTCAAGAACCGCCCTTCCCGCTCCGGCCGTAACCCGCGCACCGGCGATACCGTCTTCGTCGAGGAGAAGTGGGTTCCCTTCTTCAAGACGGGCAAGGAACTGCGCGAGCGGCTCAATCCCGGCCAGGCCGACGAAGAGGATTGA